A region of the Pseudomonas sp. J452 genome:
AGTCGCGTGCTGGTCGCCCTGCTGACCCTGACCGGCACGGCCGCGATTCTGCTGTGGATGCACTGGCAACTGGCGCTGCTGATCCTGCTGTTCAACCCGCTGGTGATCTTCGCCACGGTGCAGCTGGGCAAACAGGTCAAGCACCTGAAGAAGCTGGAGAACGACAGCACCTCGCGCTTTACCCAGGCCCTCACCGAAACCCTCGAAGCCATTCAGGAAGTACGCGCCGGCAATCGCCAGGGCTTCTTCCTCGGTCGCCTCGGCCTGCGCGCCAAAGAGGTGCGCGACTACGCCGTGGCCTCGCAGTGGAAGAGCGATGCGGCCAGCCGCAGCAGCGGTCTGCTGTTCCAGTTCGGCATCGACCTGTTCCGAGCCGTGGCCATGCTCACCGTGCTGTTGTCCGACCTGTCGATCGGGCAGATGCTCGCCGTGTTCAGCTACCTGTGGTTCATGATCGGCCCGGTGGAGCAACTGCTCAGCCTGCAATACGCCTACTACGCGGCCGGTGGTGCGCTGCAACGGATCAACGAGCTGTTGGCGCGTGCCGACGAGCCGCAGTATCCCGGCCGTTTCGACCCGTTCAAGGGCCGCGATACGGTGGGTATCGAGGTGCGCGGGCTGAGTTTTGCCTACCGCGAGGAACCGGTGCTGGATGACCTCAACCTGAGCATCGCGGCGGGTGAAAAGGTCGCGATCGTCGGCGCCAGCGGGGGTGGTAAGAGCACCCTGGTGCAATTGCTTCTCGGCCTGTACTCGGCCCAGGCCGGCAGCATCCGTTTCGGCGCGGCCAGCCTGGAGGACATCGGCCTGGAAACCGTACGCGAGAACGTGGCCGTGGTGTTGCAGCATCCGGCGCTGTTCAACGACACGGTGCGCGCCAACCTGTGCATGGGCCGCGAGCGTGACGACGCGGCCTGCTGGCGAGCCCTGGAAATTGCTCAGCTGGCGGCGACCATCCGCGCGCTGCCGCAGGGGCTGGACAGCATGGTCGGTCGCTCCGGCGTGCGCCTGTCCGGTGGCCAGCGTCAGCGCCTGGCCGTGGCGCGCATGGTGCTGGCCGAGCCCAAGGTGGTGATCCTCGATGAAGCCACCTCGGCCCTGGATGCGGCCACCGAATATGCCCTGCACCAGGCCCTGACCAGCTTCCTCTGCGGCCGCACCACGCTGATCATCGCCCACCGCCTGAGTGCGGTGAAACAGGCCGATCGGGTGCTGGTGTTCGACGGCGGGCGCATCGCCGAGGACGGCGATCACCAGCAGCTGATCGCCGAGGGCGGGCTGTATGCCAAGCTCTATGGGCATCTGCAGCACTGAACTAGTTATGCGCTATACGCTGTTTTGAGTAGCGGCTAGCCGCCTTTGCTCCCTCTCCCGTGTCCGGGAGAGGGTTGGGGAAAGGGCGTGAAAGGTATGTTACTCAGCCGGCTTGCCGTTGGCCCACTGCTGCAGTGCCTTGGCCCGCGCCTGGCTTTCTGCCAGTGGCTTGTTCAGGTCGGATTCATAGTCTTCCAGCCAGCTGCGCGAGCCGGCGATCATCCCGGCCAGGTCGCGCATGCCGCTTTTCAGGGCGGTGATGGTCTTCTGGTAACTCTGCTCCTGGCCGATCAGGGTTCTGGCCACCATCAGCTTGGTCTCACTGGCAGACTTGTCGGGCTCCGTGCTGGCGGTCACAGCCGCATCCTTAGCCGGCGCTGGCGTGGCAGCGGGTGCCGGTAGCCCGTCCTTGAGCAGGTTGAACAGTGCTTGCTGGTTCTGCACCTGCTGCTTGAGCGGTTCGACCTGCTGTTCCAGGCTGGCCAGCCGCTCTTCCAGCGCCTTGACGCTGGCCAGAGTCGGGCCTTTTTCCGCTTCGTCTTCTTCACCGCCGCCGAGCAGGCCGACCAGCAGGATGGCCAGCAGCGCCAGTAGCAGTCCGCCGCCCAGGCCGTAAATCAGCAGGCGGTTGAGTTTGCCGGTTTTCTCCAGCAGCTCGATACGCTGCTGGTCGCTGAGCATTTCGTTGGTGCTGGTATCGCTGTCAGTGCTCATGGCGCTTCACTCTATTGTGGTTCTTGTCGTGGTGTCGGCTGGATAAGTATCAGTGTGTCACTATTTCGACGTCGGCTTTACCAGGTATCGGCACAGTTGCCGCGCTGATCAGTGCGCACGCTCAAAATGAGGCCAGAATCCGCCCGAGGAGTTCCATCGCCTGCTCGCTCTGCGCATCCCAGGGATGGCCATGGTTGAGCCGTGCGCAGTTGCGAAAACGTCGGGTAGCAGAAAAGATCGGCCCCGGCGCCAGGCTGATGCCCTGGGCCAGGGCCAGCTGGAACAGCTGCAGCGAATCGACCGGTTCGGGGAACTCGAACCAGAGGAAGTAGCCGCCGCTGGGCCGCGTCACCCGCGTGCCGGCCGGGAAGTGCCGGGCGGCGGAGGCGAGCATCGCGCCCTGCTGGGTTTCCAGGGCATGGCGCAGCTTTCGCAGGTGGCGGTCGTAACCGCCGTGCTGCAGGTAGTCGGCGATCGCCGCCTGGGCCGGCACCGAGGGCGAGATGGTGGTCATCAGCTTGAGCCGGCTGATTTGCTCAGCGTAACGGCCGCCGGCTACCCAGCCGACCCGGTAGCCCGGCGCCAGGCTCTTGGAGAATGAGCCGCAGTGCATCACTAAGCCGTCGCGGTCGAAGCTCTTCACCGGTTTGGGCGGCTGCGCTCCGTAGTACAGCTCGGCGTAGACATCGTCCTCGATCAGCGGCACCTGACGCTGGTGCAGCAGTTCATAGAGCGCCTGCTTCTTGCTGTCGCTCATGCTCGCGCCCAGCGGGTTCTGCAGGCTGCTCATAAACCAGCAAGCCTTGATCGGCAGATCGGCCAGGCGCTCGGCCAGCACCTCCAGGTCGATTCCTTCACGCGGGTTGACCGGGATTTCCACCGCCTTGAGCTTGAGCCGTTCCAGCACCTGCAGGGTGGCGTAGAAGGCCGGCGCCTCGATGGCCACCAGGTCGCCGGGGCTGGTTACCGTCTGCAGGCACAGGTTCAGCGCTTCCAGGGCGCCGTTGGTGATGACCAGCTCGTCGAGTGGCAGGCGCACGCCGGCGACCATGTAGCGCAGGGCAATCTGCCGGCGCAGGTCGGGGTTGCCGCTGGTCATGTCGGCGATCACCGCATGCGCCGGCATGTCGCGCAGGGCGTGGGCCATGGAGCGCGCCAGGCGTTGCAGGGGGAACAGCTGCGGGCTGGGGAAGGCCGAGCCGAAGGGCACGGTGTGCGGGTCTTTCAGCGAGCCGAGCACGGAGAACACCAGTTCGCTGACGTCGACCTCGGTGGTCTGCGCCGCCTGCGCGCTGGTCTCCGGCTCGGCCAGGGAATGCCGCGCCAATTCGCGGACGAAATAGCCGGAGCGCGCCCGCGCCTGGATCAGCCCGCGGTCCTCCAGCAGGTAATAGGCTTGGAATACGGTGGACGGGCTGACCCCATAGGTGCGGCTGGCGTGGCGCACCGAAGGCACTTTCTCGCCGGGCGTGAGCATCCCCGAACGGATCAGTTCGGCTATCTGGTCGGCGAATTTCTCGTAGCGTTTCATCGTATCCGTAGGGGCGGCCAGCAGATGGCCGCACTGTACGGGGAGTTTCGCGCCCACGCGACTGTCAGCGCCTGGCCGGGGCGATAAACATGCTCTGGGTCTGCGCGCTTTCACCGGTGTCGGCCAGGTTGCTGACCTCGAAATGGATCGGCATAGCGGTGGCGCTGGCCTGCTCGGCGAGCTGCACCAGGGTCACCGGCACGTCGAGAATTTCCCCCGGGGCCAGCAGCAATTGCTGGGGCGCGTCCAGGCGCAGGCCGGGGTTGTCGACCAGGGTCAGGCGGTAGCGCTGCGCCTGCTGGGTCTTGTTGATCACCTTGAGGCGGTAGGTGTTCTCGATCTGCCCGGCGGCGTTTTCGCGGTACAGGCTGCGGTCCTTGGCGGCGTCGATGGACACCAGCGAGCGCGCTTCCAGGGCCCAGACGAAGGCGCCGATCATCAGCGTTAGGGCCACGCCGTAGCCAAGCAGACGCGGGCGCAGCCAGTGGGTCTTGCCGCCCTGTAGTTCGCGCTCGGAACGGTAGCCGACCAGGCCCTTGGCATAGCCCATCTTGTCCATGATCGAGTCGCAGGCGTCGATGCAGGCAGCGCAGCCAATACAGTCGATCTGCAGACCGTCGCGGATGTCGATGCCGGTCGGGCAGACCTGCACGCACAGCTGGCAGTCGATGCAGTCACCGAGGCCCTCGGCTCTGTAGTCGCTGTCTTTGCGCCGTGGGCCACGGCCTTCGCCGCGCTGGGCGTCGTAGGCCACCAGCAGGGTGTCCTGGTCGAACATGGCGCTCTGGAAGCGCGAGTAGGGGCACATGTGCACGCAGACCTTCTCGCGCAGCCAGCCGGCGTTGAGGTAGGTGGCGGCGCTGAAGAACAGCACCCAGAACAGCGTGGCACCCTCGATCTGCAGGCTGAACAGCTCTGCGCTCAGTTCGCGGATCGGCGTGAAGTAGCCGATAAAGGTCAGCGCGGTGAGCAGGCTGACCGCCAGCCAGATGGCGTGCTTGGCGCTGCGCCGGGCCAGCTTGTTGAGCGACCATGGCGCCGCGTCCAGCTTGACCCGCTGGTGGCGTTCGCCCTCGGTGATCTGCTCCGCCCACATGAACACCCAGGTCCACACACTCTGCGGACAGGTGTAGCCGCACCAGATACGCCCGGCCACCACCGTGGCGGTGAACAGGCCGAAGGCGGCGATGATCAGTAGCGCCGAGAGCAGGATGAAGTCCTGCGGCCAGAAGGTCGCACCGAAGATGTAGTAGCGGTGCTCGGCCAGGTTCCACAGCACCGCCTGGCGCCCGTCCCAGTCGAGCCAGGCGGTACCGAAGAAGATCAGGAACAACAGACCGGCGCCATACAGGCGCAGGTTGCGGAAACGCCCGCTGAAACTGCGGGTATGAATCGGCCCGCCGGCCAGGGATGGCGTCAGCCGCACAGGCTGGGTGACGTCGATGGATTCCACGATCCGCGCGGGGATGCGTTCGCTCATGACAGGTGCCTCATCAAGCTTTCCAAGATGAGGCAATGGTCGGCGCGTCAGCGTTTACATAACAGATTCAGGTTGATCGATAAAAAGCGGATCAGATGCAGTGCTTGGACCACTGCGTGGCGGCATATTGGCAATTCATGCAGGTGAGTGATTCAGGATCACCCCAAGGTTGCCTTACAGTAGGCGCACTTTTTGGACCAGTCCGCCCAATGTCGAAAGCACACAAGAAGAACCAAAGCCCTGCGGTTGAGCCTGCGTCCTCCAGTCGAGCATCTGGCTGGGGCTGGCCGCTGCTGGCCTGTTGTCTGCTGTTGTTGGCGCTCGGCATCTGGCTGGTTCAGGTGGCGAAGCCGCAGGCACCGGCTGCCCCACTGGGCACGACAGTCCAGAGGCCCATGCCCGTGAAGCATGACGGCAAACTGGTCGATGAGCGGCAGTGCCAAGGCTGCCACGCCGAACAGTTTGCTCAGTGGCAAGGCTCGCACCATCAACTCGCCATGCAGGAGGCTAGCGACACATCCGTCCTCGGTGACTTCAACAATGTCAGCTTCAAGAGTGACAGCGAGACCACGCGCTTCTTTCGAAAAGGCCGTGAGTTCTGGATTCATGCGCCTGGCGCCGATGGCCAGCCGCAGGATTTCCGCGTGGCTTATGCCTTCGGTATAGAGCCGCTACAGCAGTACCTCATCGATACCGGCAAAGGCCATCTGCAAGCACTCGGCGTGGCCTGGGATACCCAGAAAAAATCCTGGTTCCATCTCTATCCCGGGCAATGCGTGGATTTCCGGGATCCGCTGCACTGGAGCACGCCCCAGCAGAATGCCAATTTCATGTGCGTCGAGTGCCATACCACGGGCTACCAGCGCAATTACAACAGCGCGTCCAATACTTACAGCAGTGCCTGGCATGCCTTGGGCGTGGGTTGTCAAAGCTGTCATGGTCCGGCGTCGAATCATCTGGCATGGACGCGAGAGCCGCAGGGCTGGAGCAACGCCGGGTTCAGCCAGGCAGCTCATGAAAAAGACAATCTCAACGAAGTGGAAACCTGTGCCCGCTGCCATTCACGGCGTGCCAACCTGGGCGATGGATTCCGTTCCCACCTGCGCCTGATGGACGATTACTTGCCGAGCGTACTGGCCCCTGTGCTGTATGAGATAGACGGCAAGATCAAGGACGAAGTCTTCGAATACGGCTCCTTCACCCAGAGCAAGATGTTCGCCAAAGGCGTGCGTTGCAGTAGCTGCCACAACCCCCACAGCGCCAAGCTGCGCCAGGAGGGCAACGAGCTGTGCACCCAGTGCCACAATCCGTCCGGCCAGGCCGCGCAGGTGGGGATTGCAGGCCAGGGGCTGCTGGCGAAAAACTATGATTCCCCCGAGCATCACCGCCACCCGGCCGGTAGCCCGGCCGCGCAATGCACGAGCTGTCACATGCCCGGCAAGCTTTACATGGTCAATGACTACCGGCATGACCACAGTTTCAGCCTGCCCAATCCCGAGCGTGCGCTGAAGCTCGGAACCCCGGATGCCTGTATCGCTTGTCATACGGCAATGCCCAGCGCCAAGCTCGCCGAGCAATTCCAGCAGTGGTTTGCTCAGCTGCCGACCAAAGAGCCGCGCTACGACGAGGCCCTGCTGCGTATCCGCCAAGGCAGCCACGGGGCGGCCGCTGCGCTGCTGGAACAGCTGGCACGCCAGGAGTTGCCCGCCATTCGCCGTGCAACCCTGCTCGCCGAGGTGGCCAATTACCCCGGTCAGCCGCTCTTCCAGGCGGCAATCAATGATCTTCGCCATACCGCTCCCCAGGTCAGGGAGGCCGCGGTATCGGCGGTTGCAGCACTGCAGCCGCAACGGGTCGACATCCTCGGGCCGCTTCTCGATGACCCTGTGCGGGCGGTCAGAATCAATGCCGGCTTCCAGCTTCTGGGCCTGTCGCCGCCGCAGCTGGGTCCCTATGCGGAGGCCTGGCGCAAGGCGATTGGCGAGTATGAGCAGGTTCAGGCCAGCCTGGCCGAGCGCGCAGAGAGCCATCTCAACCTGGCCATGCTCTATCAGGCCGATGGCCGCTCAGGCTTGGTCGAGCCTGCCCTGCGTACGGCTCTGAAACGCGATCCAGACTTTCTGCCAGCCCGGATAGCACTCGCCCAGTGGCTGGAAAACAACGCCCAGGTGGAGCAGGGCCGCCAACTGCTGCAAGAGTCTCTGCACCAGCACGCCGATTCGGCGCTGTTACAACATGCCTGGGGGCTGGCGCTGGTGCGCACCGGTGAGCATGCCCAGGCACTGCACGCGCTGGCCCAGGCGGCACAGCTTGAGCCGGACAATCCCGAGTATGGCTACGTCTATGCCATTGCCCTGCATGACACCGGCAAGGGGGATCTGGCGCGTGAGCAGCTGCAGGCGCTACTGGCGCGCCAACCGAGCAATCGCGCCGCGCGATTTGCGCTCATGAACTACTTGAAAGAGGTTGGTCAGGACGCGCAAGCGCGGCAACTGGCCGCAGAGCTGGCCTTGATCAACCCGGCAGACCCTGCATTGCGTTAGCGGCATATAAGAGCAGCGGAAATCGCAGTGAGCGACCAGTCGCTGCTCTGCATCACCGGGTGAGCGTCTGTGGTGTGTGGCAGATATTGGCGTATCTGCTCCGTATTTTCTTCCCCAATCTGAGTCTGTTCTGCTCGCACTCCGCAACGCCATAGTCACCCCGACTTGAACCCGCCGTGCGGGTAGTGGATGAGGGGGCGGGATGTACCAGTACGACGATTACGACCACGCGCTGGTGCGCGAGCGGATGGCGCAGTTTCGCGACCAGGTGCAGCGCCGTCTGAGTGGCGAGCTGAGCGAGGAGGAGTTCCTGCCGCTGCGCCTGCAGAACGGTCTGTACCTGCAGAAGCACGCCTACATGCTGCGGGTGGCGATTCCCTACGGCACCCTGTCGTCGACCCAGTTGCGCGCCCTGGCGCGGATCGCCCGCGAGCATGATCGCGGCTACGGCCACCTGACCACGCGGCAGAATATCCAGTTCAACTGGATCGAGCTTGAGCAGGTGCCGGATATCCTCGAGCAGCTGGCGGCGGTAGAGATGCACGCCATCCAGACCTCCGGCAACTGCGTGCGCAATGTCACCACCGAGGCCTTTGCCGGGGTGGCGGCTGACGAGCTTCTCGACCCGCGGCCGCTGGCGGAAATCCTCCGCCAGTGGTCGACGGTCAACCCGGAATTCCTGTTCCTGCCGCGCAAGTTCAAGATCGCCCTGTGCGCCGCTGCTGAAGACCGCGCCGCGGTGCAGGTCCACGATATCGGCTTGCAGCTCTACCGCGACGCCGGCGGCGAGCTGCTGTTGCGGGTGCTGGTCGGCGGTGGCCTGGGGCGTACGCCGATCATCGGTGTGCCGATCCGCGACGACCTGGCGTGGCGCCACACCCTGAGCTACGTCGAGGCCATCCTGCGCGTGTACAACCGCCACGGCCGGCGCGACAACAAGTACAAGGCGCGGATCAAGATCCTGGTCAAAGCCTTGGGTATCGAAGCCTTTGCCCGCGAAGTGGAGGAGGAGTGGGCGACGATCAAGGATGGCCCGGCCGAGCTGACCGAAGCGGAATACCAGCGGGTGGCCATGCACTTCCAGCCACCTGCCTATGCCGCGCTGGCCGATGGTGGCGTGCGATCGGGTGAGCAGCTGCATGACCCGCAGTTCGCCCGCTGGCTGGCGCGCAACGTGCACCCGCACAAGGTGCCGGGTTATGCCAGCGTGGTGCTGTCGAGCAAGCCGGGTGCGGCGTTGCCGCCGGGCGATATCACCGCCGCGCAGATGGAGGCGGTGGCCGACTGGGCCGAGGCCTTCGGCTTCGGCGAAGTCCGTGTCGCCCACGAGCAGAACCTGGTGCTGCCGGATATACGCCAGAGCGATCTGTATCACCTTTGGCAGCTGGCCACGGTGGCCGGCCTGGCCACGCCGAATATCGGCCTGCTCAGCGACATCATCGCCTGTCCGGGCGGCGACTACTGCGCGCTGGCCAACGCCAAGTCGATCCCCATCGCCCAGGCTATTCAGCAGCGTTTCGCGGACCTCGACTACCTGCACGATATCGGTGAGCTGAGCCTGAATATCTCCGGCTGCATGAACGCCTGCGGCCACCACCATATCGGCAACATCGGCATTCTCGGCGTGGATAAGAACGGCAGCGAGTGGTACCAGATCACCCTCGGCGGGGCCCAGGGCCACGGCGCCGCGCTGGGCAAGGTGATCGGCCCGGCGTTCGGCGCCGACGAGGTGCCGCAAGTGATCGAGAGCCTGATCCAGGTCTACCTGCAGCAGCGTGCGCTGGGCGAGCCCTTTGTCGACTGCGTGGCGCGTATCGGCCTGGAACCGTTCAAGCAGCGGGTCTATCGCCAGCAGGAGCAGCCGGCATGAACAACCTGATCAGGCTGGCGGATGGCGCGGCGCGGCTGATTGATGACGATCCCTGGCAGCTGCTGCGCGAGGGCGAACACGCGCCCGAGCAGGCGCACCTGATCCTGCCGCTGGCACAGTGGCGCGAGCGCCAGGACGATGCGGTACTGACTGGTCGCACGCTTAGCCGTGATGGTCTGTGGCTGGCGCCGGACGACGAGGTGGAAAGCCTGGCTATCTGCCTGCCGGCGCTACCGCTGATTGCCGTGGATTTCCCCAGTTTCCGCGACGGCCGCGGCTACAGCCAGGCCTACCTGCTGCGTACCCGCCTGGGCTGGCGCGGCGAGTTGCGCGCGGTGGGCGATGTGCTGCGCGACCAGCTCAGCCATATGCGCCAGTGCGGCTTCGACAGCTTTGCCGTGCGTGCCGACAAGTCGGCGTCGGATGCGCTCCAGGGCCTGGCCGGTATGAGCGTGCAGTACGGCCGCTCGGTTATCGAGCCGCGGCCGCTGTTTCGCCGGCGCTGAGTGGCAGTCGATTTGACGTAGGAGCGAGCTCTGCTCGCGAACCTCTGCCGGCCTACTGCAAAGTGCTTCACGAGCAGAGCTCGCTCCTACAGGTAGCGCGCTTCGCGCTTATGCAGCGGAGTTGACCTGTCGCTCAGCAAAAAAGCCATCTATACCTCATCCATATGCCAATGCCTCTTGGGCAGGGCTATGGCTGCCTTGTTGTTCTCGCCCTGAGCTTCGGCGCAAGGGAATGATGCATCTACCGGCGCCGTGGCCCATGCCCACGCGCGGTACGCTCAGGAGAAAGGGATTGATGAGTGCAGAGATCAGTGCCAGGCGAGCGCGTACCACTGCCCAGTTGCTGCGGCTGGTCTGGCCGTTTGCCCTGGTGATTCTGCTGCAGTCGCTGCTGGCGGGTGGCAGTCTTTATGTGATGTCGGCCGTGCGCGGCTATGTGGGCGGCGAAAGCCTGTGGTCGAAAGGCCTCAAGGATGCCATCCACCATCTCGATCGCTATGCGCAGAGCCAGGATCCTGTGCACTTTCAGCAATACCGCCAGGCGATTGCCGTGCCCCTGGGCGATCACATTTTTCGGGTCGAACTGAGCCGCGCCGAGCCCGATCTGCTGGCGGCGCGCGCCGGCATTCTGCAAGGCAAGAATCATCCCGACGATGTCGAGGCGATGATCTGGCTGTTCCGTAATTTTCGCGATTTCAGCTACCTGCAGCTGGCCATCGAGCAATGGACGCTGGGCGACCGCTATATCTTCGAACTCACTGCATTGGCGGACGAGATGCACGCCAGCATCACCCGCGGCCGGGTCAGCGCCTGGCAGAGGGCCGACTGGCAGGCACGGATCGAGCAGATCAACAACGGCGCCACGCCGGCCGCCGAGGCGTTTTCCAGCATCCTCGGCGAAGCCTCGCGGGTGGTTCTGCGTCTGCTGATGCTGCTCAATTTGTTCACCGCCACCCTGTTGATCGGCCTGGCGGTGCTGCGCACGCGCAACCTGCTGATCGAGCGCGAGTATGCCGATCACGCCCTGGAACGCGAAAAACAGCGCGCCCAGGTGACCCTGGCGGCGATTGGCGATGCGGTGATCAGCCTCGACCGGCATGGCCATATCGCCTACATGAACCCCACCGCGGAGCAGCTGATTGGCTGCCGGATCGAGGATGCCCAGGGCCAGGCCTTCGATGCGCTGTTCTCGATTGTCGACGAGCAGCCGGGCGAGGGTGGCGAGCCGTTCGTGCAGGCGATTCTGGCGGGCAGCAGCCAGAGTGTGTGTGATCACACCAAGCTGATCCTGCGTCCGGACGGCAGTTCGGTGGCGGTCAACCTGGTCGGTACGCCGATCCTCATGGCCGGCCGGGTCAGCGGTGCGGTGATGGTGCTGCACGACATGACCCGTGAACGCCAGTTCGTCGCCAGCCTATCCTGGCAGGCCAGCCACGATGCACTGACCGGCCTGGTCAACCGCCGCGAGTTCGAATACCGCCTGGCCCAATTGCTGGAGCGCCTACAGCACGAACAGCGCCGGCATGCCCTGATGTTCCTCGATCTCGATCAGTTCAAGCTGGTCAACGACACCAGTGGCCACGCCGCCGGCGACGAGTTGCTGCGCCAGGTCTGCAGCGAGCTGCAGCAGCACCTGCGCGAGGGCGACACGCTGGCGCGTCTGGGCGGTGACGAGTTCGGCATTCTCCTGGAGAACTGCCCGGCGCAGGCCAGCGAGCGGATTGCCGAGGCCTTGCGCAAGTCGGTGCAGGATTTGCGCTTTATCTGGAACGGCCGCCCCTTTGCCATCAGCGTCAGCATCGGCCTGGTGCAGATTGCCGAAGGTCACAGCAGCCTGGAGTCGCTGCTGCGCACCGCCGACATGGCCTGCTATTCGGCCAAGGAGAAGGGCCGCAACCGCGTGCACGCCTACCAGCCGGATGACTCCGAGCTGTCTCTGCGGGTCGGCGAGATGAGCTGGGTGCAGCGCATCCACACGGCCCTGCAGGAGGACCGCTTCTGCCTCTACGCGCAGAAGATCATCGCCCTACGCGACGAGGTCGAGAGCGTGCATGTGGAAATCCTCCTGCGTCTGCAGGACGAGCACGGCCAGATCATCGGCCCCGGCAGTTTCATCCCGGCGGCCGAGCGTTACGGCCTGATGCACCTGATCGACCGCTGGGTGCTGCGCCACACCCTGCAGGCCCTGGCCGAGCAACTGGCCAGCGGCGCCCTGCAGGCCAGCGCTACCTGTGCCGTCAACCTGTCGGGGGCGAGCATCGGCGATGGCGCGTTTCTCGATTACATCCGCGAACAGTTCGCCAGCCAGCCGGTGCCGCCGCAGATGATCTGCTTCGAGATCACCGAAACCACGGCGATCACCAACCTGGCCGAGGCCACCCGTTTCATCGGCGAGCTGCAAGGCCTGGGCTGTCGCTTCTCGCTGGACGATTT
Encoded here:
- a CDS encoding EAL domain-containing protein; its protein translation is MSARRARTTAQLLRLVWPFALVILLQSLLAGGSLYVMSAVRGYVGGESLWSKGLKDAIHHLDRYAQSQDPVHFQQYRQAIAVPLGDHIFRVELSRAEPDLLAARAGILQGKNHPDDVEAMIWLFRNFRDFSYLQLAIEQWTLGDRYIFELTALADEMHASITRGRVSAWQRADWQARIEQINNGATPAAEAFSSILGEASRVVLRLLMLLNLFTATLLIGLAVLRTRNLLIEREYADHALEREKQRAQVTLAAIGDAVISLDRHGHIAYMNPTAEQLIGCRIEDAQGQAFDALFSIVDEQPGEGGEPFVQAILAGSSQSVCDHTKLILRPDGSSVAVNLVGTPILMAGRVSGAVMVLHDMTRERQFVASLSWQASHDALTGLVNRREFEYRLAQLLERLQHEQRRHALMFLDLDQFKLVNDTSGHAAGDELLRQVCSELQQHLREGDTLARLGGDEFGILLENCPAQASERIAEALRKSVQDLRFIWNGRPFAISVSIGLVQIAEGHSSLESLLRTADMACYSAKEKGRNRVHAYQPDDSELSLRVGEMSWVQRIHTALQEDRFCLYAQKIIALRDEVESVHVEILLRLQDEHGQIIGPGSFIPAAERYGLMHLIDRWVLRHTLQALAEQLASGALQASATCAVNLSGASIGDGAFLDYIREQFASQPVPPQMICFEITETTAITNLAEATRFIGELQGLGCRFSLDDFCAGMSSFMYLKHLPVDYLKIDGSFVRDMLEDPIDRAMVEVINHIGHVMGKLTIAEFVESEEILQVLREIGVDYAQGYVIARPQPFALHGELSAPLDACLSATDPAT